AGGCATAGAAGCATATGCCCCTCTCCATGACTATGAATTATTGTACAGAGGTCATGCTAAAGGTCTTCCCGGAGAGATTCTTAATTTTGCACTGAAGTTGAACCGCTATGAAGTTGTTACCTTAGAAAACTGGAAATTTACGAACCACGATCAGGATTAAGCGCCCACGTTATCTGCCTTAAAATACCCCTTATGACCTTCACATCCCGCGCATAAAGATGAGTTCTTGAGAAAAATCTTCGGAGATGTCGCATGCCATGCTCAGGATTCTGAGGGTTTAGAAAACCGATGTTGCAAAGAACTTCTTTCAATTGAGTGTACATACCTTCTACTTCCTGAACCGTCGCTAACTTTGGTGTGAAACCTCCCTTCTCTGGTAGTGAAGCTACAAATATCTCATAACACACTATCATAACCGCGTGGGAAAGATTTATAGATCGAAACTCATCGGAAACTGGGATAGTCACAACCGCATGACACAATTTCAGTTCTTCATTGCTCAAACCCTTATCTTCAGAACCAAAAACAATGGCTACTCTGTTATTCTGAGAGATATCCGCGATCTTTTTGGCAGCCTCCCTGGGAGTAATGGCCGGTCCCCGTGCTGCTCCCAAACGCGCTGTTGTGCCTAACACGTAGTTAAAATCTGAAAGGGCATTCTCGAGGTTATCTGCATACTTTATACTATCCACGATATCGGCAGCAAAACGTGTAGCCATTATAACCATCTCTTCCCTCGAAAAGGGACCAGCTTGCGAAACGATAAGACGATGGATACCCATGTTTTTCCCACATCTTGCTACAGAACCCACATTACCTGCGTAACGAGGCCTCTGCAAAACAATGGCAACGTTATCTAAATTTGCTCTCCTCTCCATACTCACCATCCATCATCCAATGGGGCACCAGCGAGCCGGAAAACATCCTGCATCCATGTCGAAGGTTGAAGTTCATTCTTCATCTGGATCGTAAGCTCTGGCACAACCATCCACTGACCTGTGGCAAAAGCCACAGGTTCAAGAATCCTACCGTTCTTAAATGCCAATACACCCCCAGATGACCAGAAAAACATTCTCTCGGGGTTCTTCCCTCTAACCCTTTCACCTTGTCCCCACACAACGAATTCATCTCCCACAGTTAGTGGCCTGAAAAAGTCTACCTGAAGTCTAACTGTCACCGCTCCCTGGGCAACACACAAAAAACCACCCCATGCCATCGTCTCATCTACAGCAGCAAGGAGAGCCAGCGGATGCACCTCACCTTCACCAGACCGAAACAGGAAAAAATTCTCCATATCTTTCTCATTGAATCCCACAGGACAATAAACCTGCTTTCTCCCCTCGGGAGAAACAAAACAGTAAAAACGCCTGTGCAACCCTGGGGCTTTTCTCTTCTCACCGCATACGAAACAGTTTGCATAGTATGGCAAGGGCAGTAAACTACTTTCCAGATCGCCAAAAGTGAATCCGTTGAAATAAATTCCGGTTTCAGATGATGGAATATCCTTTAAAAAATGAATACTTCCCGTCAGGTAAGGATCGTCGTTTCCTTCAGCGTAAATATGCCCTTCAAATACTCTGTCCCCGGGACTGATTTCCACTCGAGCCCAATCTCCCGTTGTAAGCCGGGCTCCACCCCAGCGGAATTCCCCTCTCCACGGGTAAATCCACTTCTTACAACTCAAAAAAATAGAGACAAGCTCCACAATAATACCCATGGACACCCCTCCATGGGGGATTCCCTTCCACCCCTCAAAACGATCATCCATACAAAGATGAACGGTGAGGGGCGATGAAACCACTGGCTTCAAAAAAACATCACCGAATAGGAAATGTTCAACAAACGAAGACATACTAGAGCAGAGACCTTTATTTAAAAGTTATACTATCTCAAAACGTATGTCAAAGGAAGGCATATTGGTTATTCACCCCAACTTTAATCTTTTCAGACCGGGCTTTTTCTGCTATGAAACACAATGCCTATGATTGAACAACAAATAGTACGTAAAACGAAGGAAAAAAAAGTATACCGTTGTCTTTCCTGTGGGACAACCGAGAACATGGGGCGCCGTAAATACTGTTCTCCTGAGTGTCGCCAGAAGCTTCGTTTCAAACTGCAAGCCCGCGTTGGTCTCGTGCAAGCTCTGAATACACGTTATGCGACTTTCTACTTCTCAGACGAGATGATAATCATGGACATCCTTCCCTACGGATCCAATGAGATATTTAGTTTTCTTTACCCGCGATCACAGGGAAAAAAACCGGCAGAAGATTTCAGCAAACTAGCCAATATACTGGGAAACCTGTGGTGGGAAGAGAAGAAGAAGACAAATAAGCGCTACATGGCGTCAAAAAAAGTGCTTTCCTGTGCACAGAAGAAACCAGGAGCAATTGAAGAGGTAAGACCTCAGTTTTATAGTATACTAACCTTAAAAAAACAAGCACTTGCCGAACTTAAAATCGAAAAACATCAAATCAAATTCCCGGAACTTAAGAACATTATAAAAAACGCATACAGAAAACAGGTAAAAGCCCACCACCCTGATATGGGTGGCGATGCAGAAAGGTTCAGAAAAATCCAACAGGCATACGAAAACCTCATGAGGTGGGTGGAGAATCCAAAAATCAAACTAAGAAGAGGGTTCCCTGACAAATGGTTCTATGATGGAGAGAAAAACCGTTGGATTCAACCTTTATCTTTGTAACACCCCCAATTAGACTTGCTAACCCCGAAAGTACAACGTACAGAAACGTGAATACCACGGTTTTCACCCAAATTCGTTTATAGCACCTGAGTATGTATCCAAGTATATTAACAGATATAATAACCATATTCGGGTTATCCGTTGCCGTAATCATAATTTTCCACAAAATCCGCATACCACCCGTCGTTGGTTTTATAGTTACCGGCATACTTGCCGGTCCTTTCGGGTTGCAATTGATCGAATCATCCGAAAGAGTAAACGCACTTGCAGAGGTGGGAATAATCGCTCTTCTTTTTACCATAGGTTTGGAATTTTCCTTGAGAAATCTCTCCCAAATTGGTCGGAGCATAGCGATCGGTGGAACCACCCAGGTTACGGCAACTATTCTCGCGGGAATGCTCATTTGCATTATTCAAGGTTACCCCTGGGGTCAGTCACTCTTTTTTGGATTCCTCCTCTCTCTCTCCAGTACTGCCATAGTTATGAAGGTAGCCCAGGATCGGGGAGAAATAGAAAGCCCACACGGTCGAAGTGCTCTGGGTATACTGATATTTCAGGATCTCATAGTAATACTGATGATCCTTATTTCTCCCCTGATTGCAGGATCCCCTGGAGATCCATCAATTTCCCCTCTGGAAAAAATACTAAAAGGCATAGTTGCTGTTCTAATAATTGCCGCCTCAGCAAAGTGGTTTGTCCCTTATCTGTTACTTCTCGCCGCAAAAACTAAAAACCGAGAGGTATTTATACTCACGGTCATCATAATCGGCTTAAGCATTGCCTGGTTAACCCATATGGCTGGTTTATCTCTTGCCCTGGGTTCGTTTCTTGCAGGACTAATAATATCTGAATCAGAGTACAGCCATCAAGCTGCCGGTAATATTCTGCCCTTTAGGGATGTGTTAATGAGCTTCTTTTTTGTCTCCGTAGGTATGCTCATCAACATGGAATTCCTTTTGAGGCATGCCGCTCTTATAGGTCTCTTGATAATGTGCGTGGTAGTAATGAAGTCTTTAACGGGAACCATTGCCGTTCTTTTTCAGGGACTACCGCCGAGAACTGCAATAATAGCGGGGATGTATCTGAGCCAAATCGGAGAATTTTCCTTTATCTTAGCTAAAACAGGCGTTGAACAAGGTATACTCACAGAAACCTCTAACGCCATATTTATCTCCGTTTCCGCCCTCACCATGGCCCTTACACCTCTGACAATGGAGCTGGCCCCAAAGGTTGCAATACAATTCCTCAAACTACCACTGCCCAAATCCCTGAAAAACAAAACCTATACTTTGACTGATCACATTCCACCCAGCATGAAGGATCACATGATAATAGTGGGGTTTGGCTTAAATGGCCGCAATGTCGCTCGGGCAGCAAGGATAGCGAAAATCCCATATATTATCGTAGAGATGAATCCAGAAACGGTTCGGCGGGAAAGAAAAACGGGAGAACAGATAATCTTTGGGGATGCTACAAGTGAAGAAGTTCTGAAATACGCGGGTATCAAAAAGGCGCGCACAATGGTAGTAGTTATCAATGACGCCGCTGCAACCCGCCGCATAACAGAACTCGCCCGCCGTCTCAATCCGAAACTCCACATCATCGTACGTACGAGGTTCATAGGGGAAATGGACTCACTTTACAAGCTAGGTGCTGATGAAGTAATTCCTGAAGAATTTGAAACTTCTGTGGAAATCTTCTCCCGGGTCCTTCGCCGGTATCTGATCCCCAAACCTGAAATTGAACGCCTCATCTCAGAGATAAGGGCCGACGGTTACGAGATGTTTCGCACCATCTCCAAGGAAGCGGCAACCTGCATGGATATTAGAGTGTGTCTTCCAGATACAGAAATAGCCACTGTCCGGCTTGAGAAAAAAGCTTACGCCTCTGGAAAAAACATCAACGACCTGGCACTTCGCAAGAGATTTGGTGTAACAATCTTGGCTATTCGTCGTAATGGTTCTATGATACACAATCCCGATGCGAATACTGTGCTCATGGAAGGTGATGTACTTGTTCTTTTTGGAGAACCCTTTCAGATAAGCTCCGTTTTACACCTATTCACGGAACCCATGGATAGATAAGCTCAGAAGAGACATTCCACTAACTTGCTGAGCGTGTCAATTTCAAAAATACGGTCGATATGGGATTCACACTCCTTCCTCACCTCTCCACTATCCATAGTGGGCATGACACATACGGTGAACCCCAGACGGCCCGCCTCCCGAACTCGGGCACCAACATGACCAACCCTTCGCACCTCTCCCGTTAATCCCACCTCACCGAATACCACAGTGCCAGGCAAAATAGGTTTGTCGAGAAAACCGGAAACAAGGGAAGAGACAATACCCAAATCCACAGCCGGTTCTGTTACCCTCACGCCACCGGCCACATTGAGGTAGATATCGCAGCCCCCAATACGCATACCCAGTACCCTCTCCATAACAGCCACCAGTAGTGATACTCGGTTCGTATCAACACCAATGGCAGTTCTCCTTGGGATGCCCAAAGTAGATGGGACAACCAACGATTGAATCTCCACTAAGAGGGGACGTGTACCCTCCCCACTCGCTACCACCACAGATCCGGGAACTGAACTACGTCTTCCCGCAAGGAAATACGCTGAAGGGTTAGTCACCTCTTCAAGACCCCTTTCTCTCATCTCAAAAACTCCTATTTCATTAGCGGGACCGTATCTATTCTTTACACTGCGTATAATCCTGTAGGCATGCGCGCCATCACCCTCGAAATATAGAACGGCATCCACCATATGTTCCAGCACTTTTGGACCCGCTATGGATCCTTCTTTTGTAACATGCCCTACGAGGAACATTGGTATAGCCGTTCGCTTTGCGAGAAGAATCAGTCTCTCTGCTGATTCCCTAACCTGACTCACACTCCCCGGTACGGATGCAAGGGAAGGTGTGTACATGGTCTGGATGGAATCAACAACCACTACAGCCGGATGTACGTTTTCAATATGCTTTGCAATCTCATCGAGATTGATCTCCACCAGTACAAGAAGATTTTCTGACAGGGCACCGATCCTTGATGCCCGCAGCTTTATCTGCTTTGCAGACTCTTCTCCAGAGATATAAATCACCCGTTTCCCCGATAGGGCAATCCTGTGAAGTAGCTGGAGGAGTAAGGTGGATTTCCCAATCCCCGGTTCCCCTCCCACCAATACCGAGGATCCTGGAACGATGCCTCCCCCAAGGACACGATCCAATTCACTTATTCCGGAAACGAGCCGCTCTCCCTCAGATGCTTCAATTCTATCAATGGGCTGAGGTGATTCATGCAGCGAAACAGAATCAGCTTTTACACCCGCACCTACAATAACCTCTTCCTCTACGAACGTGTGCCACATCTCGCATCCAGGACACCTACCCAGCCATTTGGGAGAGGTATAGCCACAGTTATGGCAAATATATACCAACTTCTTAGAAGAACCTTTTATTTTCAAGGAATCCACACCTTATCACTGAAGTTTCTTAATGTCCTTCTCCCTGGCTATCACAACCATTATTTCTCCGTCTTTTATAACATGACTCGCCGGAGGTACCATTCTGATCTCATCAGTAAGGACATCCCGCAGTGCGATTACCTCTACATTATATTTGCTCCTCAACTGCAACTCCCCAATAGACTTCCCCAGGAAACTCGTTGGAGGGGCTAGTTCAAAGATCATGTAACCTTCTGATAAAGGCAAACAATCCAACACACCGGGGTAAATTATACTCCGTACAACTTTACTGGCAACCTCTCTCTCGGGAATGATGACTTCCGTGGCACCTACCTTTTCCAAAATAGCCTTGTACTCATCATTCGGTGCTTTCACAATAATATTTTTCACTTTCATCCTCTTCAAATGTAAAGTTATCAAGGTGCTCGCCGCAAGATCATCACCGAAGGAAATGATAAC
The Syntrophales bacterium genome window above contains:
- a CDS encoding cation:proton antiporter, with amino-acid sequence MYPSILTDIITIFGLSVAVIIIFHKIRIPPVVGFIVTGILAGPFGLQLIESSERVNALAEVGIIALLFTIGLEFSLRNLSQIGRSIAIGGTTQVTATILAGMLICIIQGYPWGQSLFFGFLLSLSSTAIVMKVAQDRGEIESPHGRSALGILIFQDLIVILMILISPLIAGSPGDPSISPLEKILKGIVAVLIIAASAKWFVPYLLLLAAKTKNREVFILTVIIIGLSIAWLTHMAGLSLALGSFLAGLIISESEYSHQAAGNILPFRDVLMSFFFVSVGMLINMEFLLRHAALIGLLIMCVVVMKSLTGTIAVLFQGLPPRTAIIAGMYLSQIGEFSFILAKTGVEQGILTETSNAIFISVSALTMALTPLTMELAPKVAIQFLKLPLPKSLKNKTYTLTDHIPPSMKDHMIIVGFGLNGRNVARAARIAKIPYIIVEMNPETVRRERKTGEQIIFGDATSEEVLKYAGIKKARTMVVVINDAAATRRITELARRLNPKLHIIVRTRFIGEMDSLYKLGADEVIPEEFETSVEIFSRVLRRYLIPKPEIERLISEIRADGYEMFRTISKEAATCMDIRVCLPDTEIATVRLEKKAYASGKNINDLALRKRFGVTILAIRRNGSMIHNPDANTVLMEGDVLVLFGEPFQISSVLHLFTEPMDR
- the radA gene encoding DNA repair protein RadA, whose protein sequence is MDSLKIKGSSKKLVYICHNCGYTSPKWLGRCPGCEMWHTFVEEEVIVGAGVKADSVSLHESPQPIDRIEASEGERLVSGISELDRVLGGGIVPGSSVLVGGEPGIGKSTLLLQLLHRIALSGKRVIYISGEESAKQIKLRASRIGALSENLLVLVEINLDEIAKHIENVHPAVVVVDSIQTMYTPSLASVPGSVSQVRESAERLILLAKRTAIPMFLVGHVTKEGSIAGPKVLEHMVDAVLYFEGDGAHAYRIIRSVKNRYGPANEIGVFEMRERGLEEVTNPSAYFLAGRRSSVPGSVVVASGEGTRPLLVEIQSLVVPSTLGIPRRTAIGVDTNRVSLLVAVMERVLGMRIGGCDIYLNVAGGVRVTEPAVDLGIVSSLVSGFLDKPILPGTVVFGEVGLTGEVRRVGHVGARVREAGRLGFTVCVMPTMDSGEVRKECESHIDRIFEIDTLSKLVECLF
- a CDS encoding DnaJ domain-containing protein; amino-acid sequence: MIEQQIVRKTKEKKVYRCLSCGTTENMGRRKYCSPECRQKLRFKLQARVGLVQALNTRYATFYFSDEMIIMDILPYGSNEIFSFLYPRSQGKKPAEDFSKLANILGNLWWEEKKKTNKRYMASKKVLSCAQKKPGAIEEVRPQFYSILTLKKQALAELKIEKHQIKFPELKNIIKNAYRKQVKAHHPDMGGDAERFRKIQQAYENLMRWVENPKIKLRRGFPDKWFYDGEKNRWIQPLSL
- a CDS encoding RNA methyltransferase; the encoded protein is MERRANLDNVAIVLQRPRYAGNVGSVARCGKNMGIHRLIVSQAGPFSREEMVIMATRFAADIVDSIKYADNLENALSDFNYVLGTTARLGAARGPAITPREAAKKIADISQNNRVAIVFGSEDKGLSNEELKLCHAVVTIPVSDEFRSINLSHAVMIVCYEIFVASLPEKGGFTPKLATVQEVEGMYTQLKEVLCNIGFLNPQNPEHGMRHLRRFFSRTHLYARDVKVIRGILRQITWALNPDRGS
- a CDS encoding TrkA family potassium uptake protein — translated: MKRIVVVIGLGIFGFNIVKELYENGFEVIAIDKDKEAVQQVKDFATKAIVADGKDQELMEQLGLQENDVVIISFGDDLAASTLITLHLKRMKVKNIIVKAPNDEYKAILEKVGATEVIIPEREVASKVVRSIIYPGVLDCLPLSEGYMIFELAPPTSFLGKSIGELQLRSKYNVEVIALRDVLTDEIRMVPPASHVIKDGEIMVVIAREKDIKKLQ